In Dyadobacter sp. NIV53, a single window of DNA contains:
- a CDS encoding HipA family kinase, which yields MNNKLPELRTVNVIRYVTPLREGGSLPAIAEADDDFLYVLKFRGAGQGLKALIAELIGGEICRLLGLRMPEIVFANLDEAFGRTEADEEIQDLLRASTGLNLAIHYLSGAITFDPLVTAVDPKLASQIVWMDCLLTNVDRTARNTNMLIWHKELWLIDHGAALYFHHSWQNWEEQARRPFVQVKDHVLLSKASELDLVDLEFKAILDTEGINSIVGLIPDEWLVASSDESSDELRQVYAQFLLTRIASSEIFLKEAKHARETLI from the coding sequence ATGAATAACAAATTACCTGAACTCCGTACAGTCAATGTAATCCGTTATGTTACTCCTCTGCGGGAAGGCGGATCATTGCCTGCAATTGCAGAGGCTGATGACGATTTTCTTTATGTTCTCAAATTTCGCGGTGCAGGACAAGGTTTAAAGGCACTCATTGCTGAGCTGATTGGTGGTGAAATATGCAGGTTACTGGGTTTACGCATGCCGGAAATCGTTTTTGCCAATCTGGATGAAGCATTTGGCAGAACGGAAGCGGATGAAGAAATCCAGGATTTACTGAGGGCTAGTACCGGCCTTAATCTGGCCATTCATTATTTATCAGGAGCTATTACATTTGATCCGCTGGTTACTGCTGTTGATCCGAAACTAGCCTCCCAGATTGTCTGGATGGACTGTTTGCTTACCAACGTTGACCGTACTGCCCGTAATACCAATATGCTGATCTGGCACAAGGAATTGTGGCTGATTGATCACGGCGCTGCATTGTATTTCCATCATTCCTGGCAAAACTGGGAGGAACAAGCCAGGCGTCCGTTTGTTCAGGTAAAAGACCATGTGTTACTTTCAAAAGCTTCGGAACTTGATCTGGTGGATCTGGAATTTAAGGCAATTCTGGACACAGAAGGTATTAATTCCATCGTCGGACTGATTCCTGATGAATGGTTGGTGGCGTCATCAGACGAGTCTTCGGATGAGCTCAGACAAGTTTACGCCCAATTTTTATTAACAAGGATTGCCTCTTCGGAAATCTTTTTAAAGGAAGCAAAGCATGCAAGGGAAACACTTATTTGA
- a CDS encoding DUF3037 domain-containing protein: MQGKHLFEYAVIRVVPRVEREEFINVGVILYCQGHKFLKVLYQLNEEKIHALSKDTDVQELGIYLKALEKICIGGKEGGTIGQFPLASRFRWLTATRSSVVQSSKVHPGFCADPGETVGRLFNQLVL, from the coding sequence ATGCAAGGGAAACACTTATTTGAGTACGCCGTAATCCGCGTTGTACCAAGGGTGGAACGTGAAGAATTTATCAATGTTGGCGTTATTCTGTATTGTCAGGGGCATAAGTTTTTAAAGGTTCTTTATCAGCTGAATGAAGAGAAAATCCATGCCTTAAGTAAAGATACGGATGTTCAGGAATTAGGAATTTATTTAAAAGCGCTTGAAAAAATTTGTATTGGAGGCAAGGAAGGTGGTACCATAGGGCAATTTCCACTGGCTTCACGTTTTCGATGGCTAACTGCAACAAGAAGCAGTGTCGTGCAAAGCTCAAAAGTACATCCTGGTTTTTGTGCTGATCCCGGTGAAACTGTCGGACGACTATTCAATCAGCTTGTTTTGTGA
- a CDS encoding DUF4202 domain-containing protein, whose amino-acid sequence MTKLEDAFIYFDEYNKQAPEHITWNGEVYPSEYFYALKLYEWVKKLDANAGECLLLASRSQHIGRWEIARSSYPEGRVGYLKWRSDLSKFHAQKAAEILQTVGYGQSDIDRVKEIIQKQKLKADQEVQTMENALCLVFLEFQYDDLISKLSEEKMIDVLRKTWNKMSEPGRNAALSMQYSDNGKALLSKALG is encoded by the coding sequence ATGACGAAACTAGAAGATGCTTTTATCTATTTTGACGAGTACAACAAGCAAGCTCCTGAGCACATAACCTGGAACGGAGAAGTTTATCCATCGGAGTATTTTTACGCATTAAAATTATATGAATGGGTAAAAAAGCTGGATGCCAATGCGGGTGAATGCTTGCTTCTTGCATCCAGAAGCCAGCATATTGGCAGGTGGGAAATAGCAAGGAGTTCCTATCCTGAAGGACGGGTAGGTTATTTAAAATGGAGAAGTGACCTTTCTAAATTTCATGCTCAGAAAGCAGCAGAAATATTACAAACTGTTGGATACGGCCAGTCAGATATAGATCGTGTTAAAGAAATAATACAAAAACAAAAGCTGAAAGCGGACCAGGAAGTGCAAACCATGGAAAATGCACTTTGCCTGGTATTTCTCGAATTTCAATATGACGATCTTATCTCAAAGCTATCAGAAGAAAAGATGATTGATGTTTTAAGAAAAACCTGGAACAAAATGAGTGAACCAGGAAGAAACGCAGCTTTATCGATGCAGTATAGTGATAATGGTAAGGCGTTGTTAAGCAAAGCACTAGGATAA